The Pantoea vagans genome includes a window with the following:
- the pqqU gene encoding TonB-dependent receptor PqqU — translation MKIALLRQAPLLMLPALFPLQLMAADNASNTMVVSAAPAGSGLSELDTPAAVSVVSGDDMRHAAPRVNLSENLTSVPGLQIQNRQNYAQDLQISVRGFGSRSTFGLRGIRMYVDGIPATMPDGQGQTSNIDIGSIDHIEVLRGPFSALYGNSSGGVINVETQTGQQPTTLEASTWFGSFGSWRNSVKASGATGDGTQAGDVNYTVSASRFTTHGYRDHSSAQKNLGNAKLGVRIDDVSTLTLLFNSVHVDAQDPGGLTEAQWKDNPRQVASNVTLYNARKTVDQTQAGLHYQRQMSENDDLSVMLYAGERETTQYQSIPRATQLQAGYPGGVISLSRHYQGIDTRWTHRDTLFTLPVTVTGGLDYETMTEKRKGYQNFVGNDLGVQGDMRRNERNLMWNLDPYLQTAWQFTDKWSLDAGVRLSTVNFDSNDYYVTATDPDDSGNRRYHRWLPAASLKYAIDNSWNAYVSAGRGFETPTLNELSYRSAAQTGLNMNLKPATSDTVELGTKKRIGNGLITAALFQTDTQNEIVSDSSYEGRTSYKNAGETRRRGLELGLDQQFGENWQFKAAWTLLDARYRSNACGTDSCDGNRIPGIARNMAYAGLAYAPEQGWYAGGDVRYMSDIAADDENDVKAPAYTVVGVNSGYKWLVQNWTLDLFGRVDNLFDRNYVGSVIVNESNGRYYEPAPGRNYSVGLTVSYAFQ, via the coding sequence ATGAAAATTGCTTTACTGCGACAGGCACCGTTGCTGATGCTGCCTGCATTATTCCCCCTGCAACTGATGGCCGCGGATAATGCCAGCAATACCATGGTGGTGAGCGCCGCGCCTGCGGGTTCCGGGTTGTCAGAATTAGATACACCAGCCGCCGTCAGCGTGGTGTCAGGTGACGACATGCGTCACGCCGCACCGCGCGTCAACCTTTCCGAAAACCTCACCAGCGTGCCCGGGTTACAGATTCAAAACCGTCAGAACTATGCGCAGGATCTGCAAATTTCGGTGCGTGGCTTTGGATCGCGTTCAACTTTCGGCCTGCGCGGCATCCGCATGTACGTGGATGGTATTCCTGCCACCATGCCTGATGGACAAGGGCAAACCTCGAATATCGATATCGGTTCCATCGATCATATCGAGGTACTTCGCGGTCCATTTTCAGCGCTGTACGGTAACTCATCGGGTGGTGTGATCAACGTCGAAACCCAGACCGGTCAGCAACCCACGACGCTGGAAGCCAGCACCTGGTTCGGCAGTTTCGGCAGCTGGCGCAACAGCGTTAAAGCCAGCGGCGCAACCGGTGACGGTACGCAGGCGGGGGATGTAAATTACACCGTTTCTGCCTCGCGTTTCACTACCCACGGCTACCGCGATCACAGTTCGGCACAGAAGAACCTGGGCAATGCCAAGCTGGGTGTGCGCATTGATGACGTCAGCACGCTGACGCTGCTATTTAACAGCGTGCATGTGGATGCACAAGATCCCGGTGGTTTGACCGAAGCACAGTGGAAAGATAACCCACGCCAGGTAGCCAGCAACGTCACGCTGTACAACGCCCGCAAAACAGTCGATCAAACCCAGGCTGGCCTGCACTATCAGCGCCAGATGAGTGAAAACGACGACCTCAGCGTCATGCTATATGCCGGCGAGCGTGAAACCACGCAGTATCAATCGATCCCGCGCGCCACTCAGCTTCAGGCGGGCTACCCTGGCGGTGTGATTTCTCTGTCACGCCACTATCAGGGCATTGATACCCGCTGGACACACCGCGATACCCTGTTCACCCTTCCCGTGACGGTCACGGGCGGACTGGACTATGAAACCATGACCGAAAAGCGCAAAGGCTATCAAAACTTTGTCGGTAATGACCTGGGTGTGCAGGGCGATATGCGTCGTAACGAACGCAATCTGATGTGGAATCTTGATCCTTACCTGCAAACGGCGTGGCAGTTCACGGATAAGTGGTCACTGGATGCGGGCGTGCGTTTGAGTACCGTCAATTTCGACTCTAATGACTATTACGTTACCGCCACCGATCCGGATGACAGCGGCAATCGTCGCTACCATCGCTGGCTACCTGCCGCGTCACTGAAGTATGCGATTGATAACAGCTGGAATGCCTATGTTTCTGCCGGTCGTGGCTTTGAAACGCCCACTCTGAATGAGCTTTCATACCGATCAGCCGCGCAGACCGGTCTCAATATGAACCTGAAACCGGCCACCAGCGATACCGTTGAACTCGGCACCAAGAAACGCATTGGCAATGGCCTGATTACGGCAGCACTGTTCCAGACCGATACCCAAAACGAGATCGTCTCCGACAGCAGCTATGAAGGCCGCACCAGTTATAAAAACGCCGGCGAAACGCGCCGTCGCGGACTGGAACTGGGCCTCGACCAGCAATTCGGTGAGAACTGGCAGTTCAAGGCGGCCTGGACGCTGCTCGACGCCCGTTATCGCTCCAACGCTTGTGGCACTGACAGCTGCGATGGTAACCGTATTCCGGGCATTGCGCGCAACATGGCCTATGCCGGACTGGCATACGCGCCGGAACAAGGCTGGTATGCCGGTGGCGATGTGCGCTATATGAGTGATATCGCCGCGGATGACGAAAACGACGTTAAAGCCCCGGCTTACACCGTGGTGGGCGTGAATTCAGGTTATAAGTGGCTGGTGCAGAACTGGACGCTGGATCTGTTTGGACGTGTTGATAATCTGTTTGACCGCAACTATGTCGGCTCCGTGATCGTCAACGAAAGCAACGGCCGTTACTACGAACCGGCACCGGGCCGTAACTATAGCGTAGGTTTGACGGTGAGTTATGCGTTTCAGTAA
- a CDS encoding MarR family winged helix-turn-helix transcriptional regulator — protein sequence MSDLNSAAAALRSINGKLARRLRESAPPADLTWSQVSVLGFLVRDGAMTVTELAAQEGVRSQSMGATVASLQAQGLIQGEADPHDGRKTRYHPTESCLQLIAANRAQRDDWLLRNMATSLTPAEQKTLLAAIPLLQRIADQ from the coding sequence ATGAGCGACCTGAATAGCGCGGCTGCGGCCTTACGCAGCATCAATGGCAAGCTGGCACGGCGCTTGCGAGAGTCAGCGCCACCCGCCGATCTCACTTGGTCACAAGTGTCGGTACTCGGATTCCTGGTACGGGACGGCGCGATGACGGTGACCGAGTTAGCGGCGCAGGAGGGGGTTCGCAGCCAGTCGATGGGCGCGACCGTGGCCAGTTTGCAGGCGCAGGGCTTAATTCAGGGGGAGGCTGATCCGCATGATGGCCGTAAAACCCGCTATCATCCCACTGAAAGCTGCCTGCAATTGATCGCCGCTAATCGTGCGCAACGTGATGACTGGTTACTGCGGAATATGGCGACCTCACTCACGCCAGCCGAGCAGAAGACATTACTCGCGGCCATCCCCTTACTGCAACGTATTGCCGACCAATAA
- a CDS encoding isochorismatase family protein, which yields MALTTLDAKTALIVIDLQHGIVRLPVAPLAADVVVERCAQLVDAFHAKDLPVVKVNVAGGAPGRNEQARHSGELPADWAVLVPEMTLKAGEIAATKTTWGGFHNTDLHAQLQQRGVTQVVVCGIATSIGVESTARQAYELGYNVTLATDAMTCLNAETHKNSIERIFPRLGETGSTADVLALLK from the coding sequence ATGGCTTTAACCACGTTAGATGCAAAAACCGCCCTGATTGTGATTGACCTGCAGCACGGGATTGTCCGTCTCCCTGTCGCGCCTTTGGCTGCAGACGTTGTTGTTGAGCGCTGCGCACAGTTGGTTGACGCGTTCCACGCAAAAGATCTGCCGGTTGTGAAAGTGAATGTGGCAGGTGGCGCACCAGGCCGTAACGAGCAGGCACGCCACAGCGGTGAGTTGCCAGCAGACTGGGCAGTGCTGGTGCCAGAAATGACGCTAAAAGCGGGTGAAATCGCGGCGACCAAAACCACCTGGGGCGGCTTCCACAACACCGACTTACATGCACAACTGCAACAGCGCGGTGTGACTCAAGTGGTAGTATGCGGTATCGCGACCTCGATTGGAGTGGAATCCACGGCACGTCAGGCGTATGAGTTAGGTTACAATGTCACGTTGGCAACTGATGCCATGACCTGCCTGAATGCCGAAACGCATAAAAACAGCATTGAGCGTATTTTCCCGCGCTTGGGTGAGACCGGCTCAACCGCTGATGTGCTGGCGCTGCTGAAGTAA
- a CDS encoding benzoate/H(+) symporter BenE family transporter: protein MMTATSRSAFSFPMLISGFIAVLVGYSSSAALIFQAAQAAGASPAQIGGWLSMLGVGMGLASFGLSVWTRMPILAAWSTPGAALLATSVQGLTLNEVVGVFVATNALIVLSGVTGLFARLMNHIPQSLAAAMLAGILLRFGMGTFSGLQSNFALCGSMCLVWLISRRWLPRYAIILALIAGVLVALGQQAIHFPAHALTLSVPEFIMPHFNLAALIGVGLPYFLVTMASQNAPGIATLQAHGYQPPVSALTGWTGFIALILSPFGGFSVCIAAITAAICMGEDVDADPRRRWMASAIAGVFYLLTGLTGALIAILLSALPTVLIATLAGLALLATLSGSLQRALSEPEHRDSAIVAFLITASGISLLGIGSAFWGLVGGLITHLVLSQRTRA, encoded by the coding sequence ATGATGACTGCCACTTCGCGCAGTGCTTTCTCCTTCCCGATGCTGATTTCCGGGTTTATAGCCGTACTGGTGGGCTACAGCAGTAGCGCGGCATTGATATTTCAGGCGGCACAAGCGGCGGGTGCATCGCCCGCGCAAATTGGCGGCTGGCTGTCGATGTTAGGCGTGGGCATGGGGTTAGCCTCTTTTGGTTTATCCGTCTGGACGCGCATGCCGATTCTGGCCGCCTGGTCTACGCCGGGCGCTGCCTTACTGGCCACCAGTGTGCAGGGGTTAACACTCAATGAAGTGGTTGGCGTATTCGTCGCCACCAATGCCCTGATCGTGCTCAGTGGCGTAACCGGATTGTTCGCGCGCCTGATGAACCACATCCCCCAGTCACTGGCTGCAGCGATGCTGGCAGGCATTTTACTGCGCTTTGGCATGGGAACCTTTAGCGGACTACAGAGTAACTTTGCCCTGTGCGGCAGCATGTGTCTGGTCTGGCTGATAAGTCGCCGTTGGCTGCCGCGTTACGCTATTATTCTCGCGTTGATCGCTGGCGTGCTGGTGGCGTTAGGTCAGCAGGCGATTCATTTTCCCGCGCACGCTCTCACGCTCAGCGTGCCGGAATTTATCATGCCGCACTTCAATCTGGCGGCCTTGATTGGAGTGGGATTACCCTATTTTCTGGTGACCATGGCATCGCAAAATGCCCCCGGTATTGCCACCTTGCAGGCGCACGGTTATCAGCCGCCGGTCTCTGCATTAACCGGCTGGACCGGATTTATTGCGCTGATCCTGTCCCCCTTTGGCGGATTTTCCGTGTGTATCGCTGCCATCACCGCCGCGATTTGCATGGGTGAGGATGTGGACGCCGATCCCAGGCGTCGCTGGATGGCTTCGGCCATTGCGGGTGTCTTCTATCTACTCACCGGACTGACCGGCGCGCTGATTGCCATCCTGTTAAGTGCCCTGCCCACTGTGCTGATCGCCACTCTGGCGGGGCTGGCGCTGCTCGCCACGCTGTCAGGCAGCCTGCAACGTGCGCTGTCGGAGCCTGAGCACCGAGACAGCGCTATTGTGGCGTTTCTCATCACTGCCAGTGGTATTTCATTGTTAGGTATCGGTTCTGCTTTCTGGGGATTGGTTGGCGGTTTGATCACTCATTTAGTCCTTAGCCAACGCACTCGCGCTTAA
- a CDS encoding helix-turn-helix domain-containing protein, producing the protein MENLHQHLSQALKQLRQANGWSLTLAADHTGVSKAMLGQIERGESSPTVATLWKIATGFNVPFSFFVQGSDQAPGVTATFQQPNAQMQVKPLLPYDAKLRFDLLEVTLAGGAQSDSSAHEIGVIEQVVVLEGELLLNVEGTWRRLQAGEASQFAADTPHSYRNPLSTPLRFHSLIHYLQRV; encoded by the coding sequence ATGGAAAATCTTCATCAACATTTAAGTCAGGCGCTGAAACAGTTGCGCCAGGCCAACGGCTGGAGCCTGACGCTGGCAGCCGATCACACCGGCGTCAGCAAGGCGATGCTCGGTCAGATCGAGCGCGGTGAGTCGAGTCCCACGGTGGCAACGCTGTGGAAAATTGCCACCGGCTTTAATGTGCCTTTTTCTTTCTTTGTTCAGGGCAGCGATCAGGCGCCCGGTGTCACCGCAACCTTTCAGCAACCCAACGCGCAAATGCAGGTTAAACCGCTGCTGCCTTATGACGCTAAGCTGCGTTTTGATCTGCTTGAAGTGACCCTGGCTGGCGGCGCGCAAAGTGATTCCTCAGCTCATGAAATCGGCGTGATTGAGCAAGTGGTGGTGCTGGAAGGGGAACTGCTGCTGAATGTCGAAGGTACCTGGCGCCGGTTGCAAGCGGGTGAAGCCAGTCAGTTCGCGGCGGATACCCCGCACAGTTACCGCAATCCTCTCAGCACACCCCTGCGTTTTCACAGTTTGATCCATTACTTGCAGCGGGTTTAA
- a CDS encoding SrfA family protein, translated as MAKTFLRSGNLDTVLALGENGQPVWASALQIRETLRLRRQTTLANCLAIPQANERGDRLDWYAPFNGKVKSWLAASDHERQKALELLTLNQQDLLAASLRARDAENPAMRLFGALLSKTLQFPDQQYVYLVDGKPVITFWGFVDPQARSRDDALACLRDSLEEALPPLLPEPPAAIVAPVVVAPVIAPLIEVPPVAAAPVTEPTPEVIETVPEVELAEPEPEPVPAPAPARRPSVWRPVALMLPVAVVAAAAVAFWLHSSTPQAAPEIAVADVPAPVFTPPAVVVKAEKLAATLPQKSASVAAAPEPAAPPAPPEVVAEHTEPAKADDLVMTTEDARVGSVKFINGTWRVTLRQTNLPTGKPPSLRYQLRNGKGVATISQGDNIRCKADVTAAMTTAGTMVVRSRYTASCSDKSRYRMPELVCKAGDGIASCTAQYGADQVFPLTIKRESK; from the coding sequence GTGGCAAAAACTTTTCTGCGCAGCGGCAATCTGGACACGGTACTGGCACTGGGTGAAAACGGCCAGCCGGTCTGGGCTTCTGCCCTGCAAATCCGCGAAACGCTGCGTCTGCGTCGCCAGACAACTCTGGCTAACTGCCTCGCCATTCCGCAAGCCAATGAACGCGGTGATCGCCTCGACTGGTATGCGCCATTCAACGGCAAAGTAAAATCCTGGCTGGCAGCCAGCGATCATGAGCGGCAAAAAGCGCTGGAGCTATTGACGCTCAACCAGCAGGATTTGCTGGCCGCCAGCCTGCGCGCGCGTGATGCCGAAAATCCAGCCATGCGACTGTTCGGTGCCTTACTGAGCAAAACACTCCAGTTTCCCGATCAGCAGTACGTCTATCTGGTGGATGGCAAACCCGTGATCACCTTCTGGGGCTTTGTCGATCCTCAGGCTCGCTCACGAGATGACGCGCTCGCCTGCCTGCGCGACAGCCTGGAAGAGGCATTACCACCACTGTTGCCTGAGCCACCTGCTGCCATCGTGGCGCCCGTGGTTGTCGCGCCGGTGATTGCCCCGCTGATTGAGGTCCCGCCGGTCGCAGCGGCCCCTGTTACCGAGCCAACGCCTGAAGTGATCGAAACCGTGCCGGAAGTCGAACTGGCAGAACCGGAACCTGAACCTGTACCCGCCCCAGCACCAGCACGTCGCCCTTCAGTATGGCGTCCTGTCGCCTTAATGTTGCCGGTGGCGGTGGTTGCGGCGGCGGCCGTGGCTTTCTGGCTACACAGTTCTACTCCGCAGGCGGCACCTGAGATAGCGGTTGCAGATGTCCCTGCCCCGGTGTTCACACCGCCAGCGGTGGTCGTTAAAGCCGAGAAACTGGCGGCGACACTGCCGCAGAAGAGCGCCTCCGTGGCAGCAGCACCGGAGCCAGCCGCCCCACCGGCACCGCCGGAAGTGGTGGCTGAACATACTGAACCAGCCAAGGCTGATGACCTGGTGATGACCACCGAAGATGCACGCGTCGGATCGGTGAAGTTTATCAATGGCACCTGGCGCGTGACCTTGCGTCAAACCAATTTACCCACCGGTAAACCGCCGAGCCTGCGCTATCAGCTGCGCAATGGCAAAGGCGTCGCCACCATTTCTCAAGGCGATAACATCCGCTGTAAAGCCGATGTCACCGCTGCCATGACCACCGCCGGCACCATGGTGGTGCGCAGCCGCTATACTGCCAGCTGCAGCGATAAGTCGCGTTACCGCATGCCTGAGTTGGTGTGTAAAGCCGGTGATGGCATTGCCAGCTGTACTGCGCAATATGGCGCAGATCAGGTCTTCCCGTTGACGATTAAGCGTGAGAGTAAGTAA